The following proteins are encoded in a genomic region of Necator americanus strain Aroian chromosome II, whole genome shotgun sequence:
- a CDS encoding hypothetical protein (NECATOR_CHRII.G6119.T1), translating into MASRGGRKRGRVRTRNQATIDDDLMTGIGGPRKVSSLPKVNKRDSDVERTIDAYVEAMTTLGVEGLRRLFREQLAAYRAPDDRYKFTAFEANPDKNRYMDVVCLDDTRVRLTLDVPPSTDYIHANWIRFEGHDKVFIATQAPLENTIEDFWRMVFQEGCPNIINLTKIIENGKIKSSQYWPLQPGAYNSYGKMFVNTKKVESEGKFLIYTVEVLPEGCSNSNIVKVMHMTSWPDRGLPMSGRHVLRLIRQVNGDKLDNGPIVMHCSAGIGRTGTIILIDVILRRLFCAKEADIVDMFKTLRNQRASCIQVEGQFVFIVLSVLDYIKIKMPKHREKVNKFMDDFKSALLPSS; encoded by the exons atggCATCGCGAGGTGGTAGAAAAAGAGGGCGCGTAAGAACCAGAAACCAAGCAACAATCGATGATGATTTGATGACAGGGATAGGAGGACCAAGAAAA gtGTCTTCTCTACCCAAGGTAAATAAAAGAGATAGTGATGTAGAAAGAACGATCGACGCCTATGTGGAAGCGATGACAACACTTG GCGTTGAAGGATTAAGAAGATTGTTCAGAGAGCAGTTAGCAGCCTACCGCGCCCCAGATGACAGGTACAAGTTTACGGCTTTTGAGGCGAATCCTGACAAGAATCGATACATG GACGTAGTTTGCTTAGACGATACGAGAGTTCGACTTACGTTGGATGTTCCGCCCAGTACTGACTACATACACGCGAACTGGATTCGTTTCGAAGGGCACGACAAGGTCTTTATTGCAACACAG GCTCCCCTAGAGAACACAATTGAAGATTTTTGGAGAATGGTTTTTCAGGAGGGTTGTCCAAATATCATCAATCTCACAAAG AtaattgaaaatggaaaaataaaatcatcgCAGTACTGGCCGCTTCAGCCAGGCGCATACAACAGCTACGGCAAGATGTTTGTCAATACTAAAAAG GTTGAATCCGAGGGAAAGTTTTTAATATATACTGTCGAAGTTTTGCCGGAGGGGTGTTCGAACTCCAACATAGTGAAG GTGATGCACATGACTAGTTGGCCGGACCGTGGTTTGCCCATGAGTGGGCGTCATGTTCTGCGACTTATCCGACAAGTAAAT GGGGATAAGCTTGATAATGGACCAATTGTAATGCACTGTTCAGCTGGTATTGGAAGAACTGGGACGATAATATTGATTGATGTTATACTGAGACGTTTATTCTGCGCAAAAGAAGCAGAT atTGTGGATATGTTCAAGACTCTTCGCAATCAACGTGCCTCATGCATTCAAGTTGAAGGACAGTTTGTGTTCATCGTCCTTAGCGTACTCGATTACATAAAG ATCAAAATGCCTAAACACAGAGAGAAAGTGAACAAATTCATGGACGATTTCAAATCAGCTCTGCTTCCGTCTTCCTAA
- a CDS encoding hypothetical protein (NECATOR_CHRII.G6118.T1), giving the protein MGKRKSKRKPPPKAKAVEPLETQFNCPFCNHERVCEVKMDRERNVGLIWCRVCSEDFQTPINYLSEPIDVYSDWIDACESANA; this is encoded by the exons ATGGGCAAACGCAAATCAAAGAGAAAGCCACCACCAAAGGCTAAAGCAGTTGAGCCTCTTGAAACGCAGTTTAACTGCCCATTCTGCAACCATGAGCGAGTATGCGAAGTTAAAAT GGATCGGGAGCGTAATGTGGGCTTGATTTGGTGTCGCGTCTGTTCGGAGGATTTCCAGACACCGATCAACTACCTCTCAGAGCCGATCGATGTTTATTCGGATTGGATTGATGCTTGTGAGTCTGCTAACGCATGA